A window of Microbacterium sp. Root61 genomic DNA:
CGACTTCTACTTCACGGTCGACACCATCGTCAACAAGCTCAAGGCCAAGCCGCTGGTCATCCAGCTGCCGATCGGCGCCGAGAACGACTTCGTCGGCGTCGTCGACCTGGTCGAGATGCGTGCCCTCGTCTGGGCCGGCGACTCCAAGGGTGATGTCACCATGGGCGCCAAGTACGAGATCCAGGAGATCCCCGCCGACATGGCGGAGGTCGTCGCGAAGTACCGCGAGCTCCTCCTCGAGACCGTCGCCGAATCGGACGAGCACCTCCTCGAGAAGCACTTCGGTGGCGAGGGCCTCACGGTCGCCGAGATCAAGGGCGCCATCCGCAAGCTGACGGTCACCTCGGAGCTCTACCCGGTGCTGTGTGGCTCGGCGTTCAAGAACCGCGGCGTGCAGCCGATGCTCGACGCGGTCATCGACTACCTGCCTTCGCCGCTGGACGTGCCCGCCATCGAGGCGCACGACCCGAAGAACGAAGAGATCGTCATCGAGCGCCACGCCGACCGCGACGAGCCGTTCACGGCTCTGGCGTTCAAGATCGTGACGCACCCGTTCTTCGGTCGCCTCACCTACATCCGCGTGTACTCCGGTCACCTGGATTCCGGTGCGCAGATCGTCAACTCGACGAAGTCCAAGAAGGAACGCATCGGGAAGATCTTCCAGATGTACGCCAACAAGGAGAACCCGGTCCCCTCGGTCACCGCGGGTCACATCTACGCGGTCATCGGCCTCAAGGACACGACCACGGGCGACACGCTCTGCGACGCGCAGCACCAGGTCGTGCTCGAGTCCATGACGTTCCCCGAGCCGGTCATCGAGGTCGCGATCGAGCCCAAGACGAAGGCCGACCAGGAGAAGCTGGGTCTCGCGATCCAGAAGCTCGCGGAGGAGGACCCGACGTTCCGCGTCGAGCAGAACTCCGACACCGGTCAGACCGTCATCAAGGGCATGGGCGAGCTTCACCTCGACATCCTGGTCGACCGCATGAAGCGCGAGTTCAAGGTCGAGGCCAACGTCGGAAAGCCGCAGGTCGCGTACCGCGAGACGATCAAGAAGGCCGTCGAGCGTCACGACTACACGCACAAGAAGCAGACCGGTGGTTCTGGTCAGTTCGCGAAGATCCAGTTCGCGCTCGAGCCCCTCGAGGTCTCGGCCGACAAGATCTACGAGTTCGAGAACAAGGTCACCGGTGGTCGTATCCCGCGCGAGTACATCGCTCCGGTCGACCAGGGCTTCCAGGACGCCATGAACGTCGGCGTGCTCGCCGGCTACCCCATGGTGGGCGTGAAGGCGATCCTCATGGACGGCGCGTCGCACGACGTCGACTCGTCCGAGATGGCGTTCAAGATCGCCGGCTCGATGGGCTTCAAGGAGGCGGTCCGCAAGGCGCACCCCGTCATCCTCGAGCCGCTCATGGGCGTCGAGGTCCGTACGCCCGAGGAGTACATGGGCGACGTCATCGGCGACCTGAACTCGCGTCGTGGCCAGATCCAGTCGATGGAAGATGCCCAGGGCGTCAAGGTCGTGCGGGCGCTGGTGCCGCTGTCCGAGATGTTCGGCTACATCGGTGACCTGCGCTCGAAGACTTCGGGTCGCGCCGTCTACTCGATGGAATTCGACAGCTACGCCGAGGTTCCTCGCGCCGTCGCTGACGAGATTGTCCAGAAGAAGGGCGAGTGATTCACGGATGCCTCGGCATGGCGCCGAGGCATCCGCACCCGTCTGCATCCACAACTTCACAGCTTCACACTCAATCTCTCTACTAAAGTAGAAACCAATCCCCGTAGAGTTCCGGTCGCAAACCAGCGCCCGGCGCATCTACACGAATGTCCTAGGAGGACCCCGTGGCCAAGGCCAAATTCGAGCGGACCAAGCCGCACGTAAACATCGGAACCATCGGTCACGTCGACCACGGCAAGACCACGCTCACCGCTGCGATCTCGAAGGTGCTCGCCGACAAGTACCCGTCGGCCACCAACGTGCAGCGTGACTTCGCGTCGATCGACTCGGCTCCCGAAGAGCGTCAGCGTGGTATCACGATCAACATCTCGCACGTCGAGTACGAGACGCCGAAGCGCCACTACGCGCACGTCGACGCCCCGGGTCACGCCGACTACATCAAGAACATGATCACCGGTGCTGCTCAGATGGACGGCGCGATCCTCGTGGTCGCCGCCACCGACGGCCCCATGGCTCAGACGCGCGAGCACGTGCTGCTGGCCAAGCAGGTCGGCGTGCCGTACCTGATGGTCGCGCTGAACAAGGCCGACATGGTCGACGACGAGGAGATCCTGGAGCTCGTCGAGCTCGAGGTTCGCGAGCTGCTGTCCAGCCAGGGCTTCCCCGGCGACGACGCTCCCGTCATCCGCGTCTCGGGCCTGAAGGCTCTCGAGGGCGACCCCGAGTGGGCCGAGAAGATCATCGAGCTCATGAACGCCGCGGACGAGAGCATCCCCGACCCCGTGCGTGACCGCGACAAGCCGTTCCTCATGCCCGTCGAGGACGTCTTCACGATCACCGGTCGTGGCACGGTCGTCACGGGTCGCGCCGAGCGCGGCACCCTCGCGATCAACTCCGAGGTCGAGATCGTGGGTCTGCGCCCGACGCAGAAGACGATCGTCACCGGTATCGAGATGTTCCACAAGCAGCTCGACGAGGCATGGGCCGGCGAGAACTGTGGTCTGCTCCTCCGCGGCACCAAGCGTGACGACGTCGAGCGTGGCCAGGTTGTCGTCAAGCCCGGTTCCGTGACCCCGCACACCAACTTCGAGGGCACGGCGTACATCCTGTCCAAGGAGGAGGGTGGCCGTCACAACCCGTTCTTCACGAACTACCGCCCGCAGTTCTACTTCCGCACCACCGACGTCACCGGCGTCATCTCGCTGCCCGAGGGCACCGAGATGGTCATGCCCGGCGACACCACGGACATGACCGTTGAGCTGATCCAGCCCATCGCCATGGAAGAGGGCCTCGGCTACGCGATCCGTGAGGGTGGCCGCACCGTCGGCGCCGGCACGGTCACGAAGATCCTGAAGTAGTCTTCGCAGCATTTCCGACAGAGGGTCGGGTCCGAAAGGGCCCGGCCCTCTGTGGCGTTCCGGGGCTGTTGACGAACGAGGCTGCGGCATCCAAGAATGAGTGCTGAGTGGCCCGGTGGGCCGTAAAGGAGCAGACATGGGAATCGACGACCTCGTCAACCAGGGGAAAGAGTTCCTCGACCAGAACAAGGACAAGATCGATGACGCGCTCAAGAGCGAGCAGGCCGAGGGTGTCAGCGACAAGGTGCTGGATGCCGCCGCAGACTTCGTGAAGAAGATCGCCCCTGACAGCGTCGACGAGCACGTCGACGGTGTGCGCGAGCACGTCGACAAGGCGGTCGGCAACGAATAGCGCTGAAGGCGTGGGTGGCTGAGCTCCCACACCCTCCAAGACGACCCGGTGTAAAAGCCGGGTCGTTTTGTCGTGTAGGTTCAAAAGAAGGAACTGCATTACGACGCGCGTCTGGGGACGAGTGTCGATGGGAATATGCAGCTTCCTGGTCTTGGGGGACCGCTACTTGGGGTCGCCCATGTCAATTTCTGACTGGGGTGAAGATGACTGGGTACAACCGCGCCGCCAACTCGGCGCACTTGGGGAATCGTCGGAAGCTGCGGCTCGAGCGCGCACAGGAGCGCAAGCTCGTACTGCGCAATCGCTGGTACGCCGGCGGTGTCGCGACGGTGATCTCCGCCGCACTGGTGTTCACGGGTGTGAGCTCGCCGGCGCTGGCCGAGACGGTTCCGGCGCCGGACGCGACGACGCAGACGACGACGCCCCCCGCAGACGAGACGGCCACGCCTCCCGCGGACGACACGGCGACGCCGGCTCCGACGGACGAGGCCACGCCTCCCGCCGAGGAGGCTCCCGCCGAGGAGGCTCCCGCGGCCGAACCCCTGACGAACAAGTCGACAGAGGCGCCTGCTCCTCTCGCCGAGATCAGCCCGATGTCCGTTCCCGCGCCGGGCGCCGGTCAGGCCGTCATCACGGTGAAGGTCGGCTCCGACCGCACCGGCATCACCGGGGTGACGAACCTCGGCGGCGTCGTGCTGCTCCTGAACACCGGCAGCGGAAGCCCGAGCGGCACCCGTCCCGACGGTGTCGCCGGCGCCGGCGACGGCTGGGCGAAGTGCGTGTCCGACCCGCAGGGTGACTGCTCGTTCGTCGTTCCCGACACGCAGGCAGGCGACTGGTGGAACGGCATCGCGGCCGGCAAGAACCGCGACGCCCGCTTCTGGGTCGTCCAGTCCAGTGTGCCGACCGGCTACTACACGAACCCGAGCCTCCGCACGGGCGGCGCATCCGGTGCGGGCGATTCGACCGCCTACCGGTTCCGCACCGGTGACCGGCTGCGCGCGGGCAGCACCTACTCGTCGCAGGACAGCGATGACTTCATGCTTTCGTCCGGCTCGTCCGCAGACGCATCCGGTGGAATCTGGCAGCAGTCGCGCAGCAACCCCACCCTGCAGGCCTCCTGCGGATTGGATGTCGCGCTGATCCTCGACCTCTCCGGCTCGGTGGGCAACACCACCAACCTGAAGACGGCGGCCAACACCTTCGTGAACTCGCTGCAGGGCACGCCCTCGCGGATGTCGCTCTTCTCGTTCGCGTGGCAGACGCCGGCCGGCGGCGCTTCGCAGAACTTCCCGAACCTGACGTCGGTGTCCACGACCGATCAGGCGACGGCGTTCAAGAGCCGCTATGCCACATGGACTTCGGACGGCGGCACGAACTGGGACCGCGGTCTCGGCACGGCAGCGTCGTCGAACACCGGCGCGAACACCTTCGACGTCGCCGTGATCATCACCGACGGCAACCCGACCACGTACAACCAGCCCTACCAGGGCTCGGGAAGCAACAACCGCTTCCGTGAGACCGAGAACGGCATCTTCTCCGCGAACGCATTGAAGGCGGCGGGAACCCGAGTGTTGGCATTCGGTGTCGGCGACGGAGCTACCGGCACGACCAACGGATTGAACCTCCGCGCGATCTCCGGCCCCACCGCGTACACCGGCAGCAACGGTGCCACGGCCGACTTCTACCAGACGTCGGACTATGCGGCGGTCGGCACTGCCCTGCGCAACCTCGCACTGGGCAACTGCCAGGGCACGCTCAACGTGACCAAGCAGATCGTCCCCGAGTCGGCCCCGGCCGGATCCATCACGGGGGCGGCCGCGGCCGGTGCCGGATGGCAGTTCACGAGCGTGATGAACACGGCCGGCGTCACCACGCCGACCGCCGTGCGCACCACGACCGCGGACGGTACCGGAACCGTCAGCTACCCGATGACCTTCTCCGGCAAGACGAGCGGCTCGGTCACCGTGA
This region includes:
- the fusA gene encoding elongation factor G, whose protein sequence is MAQDVLTDLTKVRNIGIMAHIDAGKTTTTERILFYTGTNHKIGETHDGASTTDWMEQEQERGITITSAAVTCFWDKNQINIIDTPGHVDFTVEVERSLRVLDGAVAVFDGKEGVEPQSETVWRQADKYDVPRICFVNKMDKLGADFYFTVDTIVNKLKAKPLVIQLPIGAENDFVGVVDLVEMRALVWAGDSKGDVTMGAKYEIQEIPADMAEVVAKYRELLLETVAESDEHLLEKHFGGEGLTVAEIKGAIRKLTVTSELYPVLCGSAFKNRGVQPMLDAVIDYLPSPLDVPAIEAHDPKNEEIVIERHADRDEPFTALAFKIVTHPFFGRLTYIRVYSGHLDSGAQIVNSTKSKKERIGKIFQMYANKENPVPSVTAGHIYAVIGLKDTTTGDTLCDAQHQVVLESMTFPEPVIEVAIEPKTKADQEKLGLAIQKLAEEDPTFRVEQNSDTGQTVIKGMGELHLDILVDRMKREFKVEANVGKPQVAYRETIKKAVERHDYTHKKQTGGSGQFAKIQFALEPLEVSADKIYEFENKVTGGRIPREYIAPVDQGFQDAMNVGVLAGYPMVGVKAILMDGASHDVDSSEMAFKIAGSMGFKEAVRKAHPVILEPLMGVEVRTPEEYMGDVIGDLNSRRGQIQSMEDAQGVKVVRALVPLSEMFGYIGDLRSKTSGRAVYSMEFDSYAEVPRAVADEIVQKKGE
- the tuf gene encoding elongation factor Tu, translated to MAKAKFERTKPHVNIGTIGHVDHGKTTLTAAISKVLADKYPSATNVQRDFASIDSAPEERQRGITINISHVEYETPKRHYAHVDAPGHADYIKNMITGAAQMDGAILVVAATDGPMAQTREHVLLAKQVGVPYLMVALNKADMVDDEEILELVELEVRELLSSQGFPGDDAPVIRVSGLKALEGDPEWAEKIIELMNAADESIPDPVRDRDKPFLMPVEDVFTITGRGTVVTGRAERGTLAINSEVEIVGLRPTQKTIVTGIEMFHKQLDEAWAGENCGLLLRGTKRDDVERGQVVVKPGSVTPHTNFEGTAYILSKEEGGRHNPFFTNYRPQFYFRTTDVTGVISLPEGTEMVMPGDTTDMTVELIQPIAMEEGLGYAIREGGRTVGAGTVTKILK
- a CDS encoding Rv0909 family putative TA system antitoxin; the encoded protein is MGIDDLVNQGKEFLDQNKDKIDDALKSEQAEGVSDKVLDAAADFVKKIAPDSVDEHVDGVREHVDKAVGNE